GCTCAGTTTCTTCTCCTCGTCCCCCTCTACGACCCCGCCCCTCTCTTTCCCACACTGCTCTGATCAActttgtatgtacatgtacgtAATTACTTATGTATCTCGCTCCGTGCTGGACGGCTCTGTATACTGCGCCATCTGATCAATGCCGATAATAATTCTTCGATGCGGAGGTTTTCTTGGCTTTATTATATTAACGCCACGCGCCCAGGAAGCTAGAGACGAAATTTCACCCGGTGCAGCCAAGACTCGCTTCTCCTTGTTATGTACTTACTTATTCATCTTTTCATTATGTTTGACCGAGCGTCGCGTGCCGTGGCTAGTCTGTTACCGCGCCTCGCTTGATATTCCGTGATGCCGCTAAACGTGACGCGGCGTGTGCCCCACTCTCTTAACTCCGATCAATAAAATAGTCCCATCTTTAGCGAAAATTGATCTTATACCTGCCTATTCAAatacacattatacattatGAGTTTGTGCATGGTTCGTTCTCGCCGTGCCTGCCTCGTGCCGAAGTCACGTTTGTAGGATGCGGATTAATTGCGCAGATTCGTTTCCTCTCCGCCGTACGGCGTCGATCTTCTCTGAttctaaacaaattttttaccaataagatttttatcatttacagATTCATGTCTCTAGGCGATTATTTACATATTGTAtaagatggaaaattttttatcttgtctTTACAAACTAGCTAATGTTTCAgggtttttatcaaaatttcattgagaTCGGTAGAACTGAGGAAACTGAGGAGAGTAGATTAGAATTCTAAAACATTGTCCTTTTTCCCAACCATCACTAAACTATACTATAACAAATACTCGATTCTGAGCATTACTCGGCACTAGAATTTGtctttgttattatattcGCAGGTTGATTTATGTTTTTCTATAATAACCATGGGCAGAGTAACTTGTGGTagttagttttatttcagataaaaTTCTCCGTGTCATgcattcgttttctttttatgtatagaaaatctGGATATCACGGGAAGTCTAGAATTTGAAAGTTTGTTACAAATTTGCaactatcattattaatttctcTTCTTGTTTATCGATCATAGAAAGGGTAGGAAGGACGACGATCGTAGATGAACCTcttaagaaatttgaaagacaGAAACCTGGGATTTAGTTTCTTAAAGTTTTAGTTGATGATGTACAACCTACAGCATTGAGATTCGGATTCTAAATCGATAAAACCTGAGTAATCAAGCTTCAAACTGTACTCGCGGCATTTTAAAGCAAATACTGAGACATGTTCGTTCTGATATGTTCATTacttaattgttattttttcatttttagatAACAGAGTTTGTCCTGGACAATTGTAGGAGTACAAACATTGTAGGTTTGACCGACGAGTTTGTAGCTCTGAACTCACTCAGTCTCATTAATGTGGGCCTCACAAGTCTCAAGGGATTTCCTAAGTTACCAAATCTGAAGAAGGTAATTCATTCTAGATCGTTGGACATTTATAACATAACTGAAAACGTAGCCCTCAAACTTGAGTAGAAGATTATAATCCTATTATTGTGATGTGCTTTgttcattactttttttcattacttttctcGTACCTGAATACTAATTACTGATCTTTATTTCACCAGTTGGAGCTGAGCGACAACAGAATCTCTGGAGGTTTGTCCCTTCTAAGTACCAGCCCTAAATTGACTCACCTTAACCTCAGTGGAAACAAAATCAAAGACCTTGACACGCTGCAACCCTTGGTAAGCACAGTTTCGACAAATATCTCTCTTTAAGTTCCTGTTTGCTTGAGGAAATGCAGCACCTAAAttgattgttaattttttacagaaagaGTTCAAAAACCTGAAGAGTTTGGACCTGTTCAACAATGAGGCAACATGCATGGACAATTACAGGGAAAAGGTTTTCAGCCTTATCCCCAGCTTACAGTATCTCGATGGGTATGTTtctcaattatttaatataattgtatTATATGCCATAAGTGTGTAGCCACCAGTTAGTATGAATGACAAATATCAACATTGacgcaaaaaaataaaggtgGCAGTAACTTTTTCCTCGATATTCGCTCTGAAAATAACTTGTTCTCAGTCTTAAGATTGAAAGAACTATTTCACTTGTTCAATTACACTAGCACCGTAGAAGTTTGACTGATAATCTTCATAGTATTAGATTTTCTGGATGTCAACAAGTGAATTGTCATCGTTAATATCGAATTATACCATTTGGTGGTTTCAGATTCGATGTCAACGATCGCGAGGTTGATGACAGTGAAGGTGAAGATGATGAAGTGAATGGAAATGATGACTGCGACGGTGATGCCAATGAAGATGACAGCGACGAAGGTATGCAAAGTATTGTTAATGCGGAATATACatcaatttggaaaaattgaaaatattagagAATTTTGCACAAGTATTGAAagatttcatattatttttatcctctcTTTGTGAAAAGTTTACAAACAAATTAGTGTCGAAATTTTCTGCTCTTGTGTAAACAGTACGCATAAGACACACATCAGAACTAGTACGTAAATGTCaataaatgattttaaaaactcaTTCTCCTTTGTACGCTGATGAATAAGAGATTTtctggaaaatttgaagattctACCGATTGTCAAAACAGTTGAGTGAATCATTTCTAGAGAAACTTCCATGAAATAATACACCTACTAAATCTTTGAAGCAATTGTTGGTAGAGATTAAGTCATTATCAAAACTATTGAAATATCGTATTTGGTAACACTATTGGCAATATTTTAGTTTCAGACGaggaagacgacgacgacttaGACGAAGAGGTTGTCGCTTTGGATAGTGTATACAAAGATTACTTGGACGTAAGTTTGCGGTGTCTTATTGCTTTTTTATTAACACTTAATTTCTCATACTGCACACAACTGAGAGAAGATTCTACTCAAGACATTTATCTAAAAGTTTGACTTCAAAGAGTTGCAATATGTGTCATAAAATGTCATCAATGTATCTACCTGACCTCTAATGGACTCATGATGAATATCACGTTCTAAATCATACAAAACACTATTCTATGTGCAATATTGGAAAGCACTTGGTCTTCGTGTCTTAATTATGggaaaacttgaattttgccacatgtttcattttccaaatcaTGTAATTGATCTTCAAATACAGGATGATAGTGATGAGGAGGATTATATCGGAggagaggaggaagaggatgcTGAGGAGAACGACGATGACCTTGATGAGGAGGATGGTCAAGAAGAGGACGAAGGTAGGAAACCTTTCGATGATCTCTATTGCTTGAATCGTAATTTCTCAGAGTTTCACTAACTGCGAAATTTGTCATGATTATAGAGTTCCAtttcaaatcaaaaaatttgaatcaacaATAGTTATATCTAATCAAAGCTTGATCATAGAAATAATTACGTTTCTGAACAGTGATTTGACATTAATATTTACAGGCTTTCTTAGTATAACTTAgaggtatataaaaaaaaaaaaaaaaaaaaaaaaaaaaaaaaaaagttggaaaacaTAGCAACGTTCGTAAACGTAATAAAAAGATTTACATTACtatggatttaaaaaaatagaaaaaaaaccatctaCTTCGTGTTTAGCGCAAATTCTTTTCATATTacgatttgtaaaaaattgaatttcataatCATCTCAAGAACGAGAATGAGAGTCCAAATTTTTGGACTCGTATAAGCAAaactattttcactttttaaagtACCTATATCTTAACAATCTTGTGCAAAGATGTTCGATTTACAGATTCAGTAGCATGAAATGCATTCctttatcaatttattattcttacttCTGTAAAATAGTTAGGAAACAAACCAGTGGTCCTTCACAAATGTtgcaatttaatttattattaacgtATAATATCAGATAGCAGGTCGCAGGATAGTGGAGCATTTTCCAGCTCAAACAGCACCtgctattttttctcatttgatACTTACGTGCTTCCATTTCTTATATATTATTGTCTTTTCATAGACTAACGTAATAacaaattcatattataaCAGACATAGTTTAAAGAATGATAAACAaacgtttaattattattatacagcaGCTTCACCTGCCCGaggcaagaaaagaaaacacgaGGATGGCGGCGAGGTGGGGAACTAGAACCCCCTGCCCTCCGGAGTAATTGAAGCCGTGGAAAATGAGACGCCGTGtaaaattcttataaataaatatcaataacTACGCCGCCGAGTGAATAGCTGGAAATCAAACCAATCGACCGACCAATGACAGACTACATGTAGTGATGTGAATTTATCATTGATTCATTGACTTGAGGAAGGGACAGGGGCGGAAGGGAGGGGGGTATTCGTCCGCGCAACTACAAATGTATAGGGTTTAATGCGTAAGCGAGAATTTGATAAGATTAAGGATAACTATATACGAATATGAATTGAATATGGATATGGGTATTTGTACGCAAAAGAGGAAaggaagaaggagagagaaaggaggaaaaatgaagaaaaaaaagaaatatgaagCAGGCATACATAGGGCTGCATTCCAGCTAGACCCAACACGTTTTAGTTATACTAACGATATTTTATATAGAGTATATAATTAGAGAATTAGAAGTGTTGCTTAGTATGGAGGAATGGTAAGTGAAATCAAGGATATTATCGGATTGTCTAAGGCATGTGGTAAAGCGGTGTATTACACTCGGAGGGGAGCGTATTTGTCTGTTAGCTCCGGTCGGCCAAAGCTGGTCATGCTGGTATGCAGCCGTCGTTAATCAGTACTAAGGTTACGTAAGTTACATTTTAAatacatcatcatcattattattattattattattattattagttgataaatctagaaaaaaatgaggatCAACAAATTTTGTACAGGTTTATAACACTCATGTTTCAGGTAATTCATGCCAATGTGAAAGATAGTTTCAGAgacagaaaatagaaaaatgctgcaaaaatTTGTCCTCACTTAATCTCGAATTGAAAATTCGCGTGAAAGCAAACTAGTAAACGATCTAATGAAAAGATTGTAACTGAATCAAAATCGCTATAGCCGTAATTCCATTGTGTACAAACTTATTCGTTGCttctaaaaattcatttatatggCTATCTGCTTGTCTCACGACATACAACAAATATCAATCCAAAATTTCTATAGATTTTCAGTCCACTATTATTAACGTGCAGTTCTGAATGTTTTGACTAGAGTGTGTTCCTAAGCTCTCTGAACACGGCTTCTGTCTGACACTGTTATTCATGGTACTTAGACACATCTTACTAGATGAGCTTTGATCGGACTGCGATCATTTTTTGTGAGGCACCTCAGTTTtagagcataaaaaaaaagaacggatTGTACGTTAGTAAGTTGGAGTAGATTTTGGTCGGATGCCTGGCGGGTTCTGAGATTATACTGTACAATAGTCTTGAAGATGCATTCTTTGTATCATCTTCCATTTGAGTTTCGAATTTCTCCGCGTGTGTTTCTTGGAGATTAGGAAGACTAAATCTTATTCCTCCCACATTTTGTTCCTCCTGAGATGGTAGTTCCTTCTGGAAGATATCGGAAGCGTTGTCTTCCATGCCCTTGACAAAGAGTGCTGGTCAAGTACTAGAACATGCGTTATTGGATAAGTTTATAGATTCAGAGGAACGACCAATCAGAGAGACGGAAAACCCGTAAGTCTCTCTAACATTCTATCAAGAAAGATTTTTGCAGTGGAAATTGGAGAGACAGGGAAAGACGTTTGCATATTGTCTtcgtaataaaatatgaacCGGGTAATGATTCAATTGTTCTGGTCATGTTTCAAGTCAGCAACGCGTTCAGGCGTAATCTCGATTTGAGAATCATGATTCTTCCACCATTAGATCGAGCAAGCAATTGAAGAGAACATTGGTCCTCCTGCCTTGTGACACAGAGTAGTATTATTTACACCGAGGCTCGCAGTTATAGTTATTTAAAGAAACTCTGAAAATGAGGACAACTGGAAAGATATctgaagaagagaaaacatAACGAATATTGTTACATACATTGAGAGATATTGATCATGTGTATGTGTCGATGAACACTCCTTTTATTACATTGAGAGATATTGATCATGTGTATGTGTCGATGAACACTCCTTTTATTTCTGTCTCTAAAATAATCAGGCGTTTATTCGTCGTCTCGCAAGGCATAATGGCGTGAAtacaatgaataattatcattattattgttattattattattattattctcattgctattattattgtcattatcattattgataGATTACGATCGTATTACGATGAAGAAGCAGCCAATGTTTGCATCTGTGCTTATTCGCACAGCGTGCAATACATCTGTGCATGTGTGTGACTGTGAGTGTATGGATATACACAtgcaaatatattataccgttAGACTTGACAATGGGCGTTTAAAGTCTAGAAAATAAGGGCAAGATAGCTAGGCACAGGGTGAAAGGGTTGTAAAGAGGAACCGTGAGAGAGGGAGGGACGAAGGGcggaggagagaaagaaagagagaaagagatatcGGGGAGGTATTAAAGCGATTATTTAACATGGAGTAATACGTTTCAGGCAGAAGAACTTTGTGCAGGCTGAGTGTAAGATGAGTGCATAGAGGATGAGGATGTACGAAGAACGTATGACGCAGCTATCGGCGAGACTGTAGTAAGACAATTCGTAGACCGACTACTCGACCACATGACTTATACAGCAACATGCTAGTGCAAAAAGTAAAAGATCGGAATTGTACAGAGTGAAAATGCGAGTGAGTGAgaatcgaaattttataaaactcatgagaacaaaaacaaaaggagAAGCAAAActtgatatagaaaaaaaaaagaaaatgaaaaaaaaataaataaacaaccgaaaagaagagaagtgaagaaaacgtttgagaaaaaatatatcgtaGATAATGATTCGAGGAAATGGCGCTAATTTGCCTGCCAAATTGGTTATATTATGGCCTTATCCAATTTTtccaagattaaaaaaaaaaaaaaaaaaaaaaaaacaaatttatattaGGTATACTTACTACAATGGATTATTaactatacatattatgtgTACAAGTATGTACATGAatccgtgtgtgtgtgcgtgcgtgcgtgcgtgtgtgaaagagagaagggaaaaattcacaaaaaaaaaaaaaaaaaaaaaacaaacagaaagaaaagaaacacaaaggaaacaaatgaaaatcacGATATGTATATCTGTAATTTGCAATTGCGGCTCGCGCGGAATCgatcgtatatacatatgtatacgtgtgtatgtatattcgtTTGGAATAATCgacttataaatattaataataataataataatactaataataataaaaacatcaattatcagaatagtaataataataataataatgataataataaaaataacaacaacaacaataattgtaataatgataatgatatttCCGCGCGTTCCGCGACGCAAGTTATACTTTTGTCAATTGTGATTTCGGATAGACCATTTaattaagaaataaattttgtccATCACCTTGCATTAACCAAGTACCTACATTACATCCGTGTATTGTCTGTCTGTTTCTGTtgttaaaatgaatttttatcgtcaagtttgtttattttgagCAACCCTCATCACAAgataagagaaaataatttattaataaaaccATTTACAAATGAATCCTTGGTGTCTGGTGTATTTAATCCGAG
This portion of the Diprion similis isolate iyDipSimi1 chromosome 7, iyDipSimi1.1, whole genome shotgun sequence genome encodes:
- the LOC124408285 gene encoding acidic leucine-rich nuclear phosphoprotein 32 family member A isoform X4, producing the protein MEKRIELEKRGKNPGEITEFVLDNCRSTNIVGLTDEFVALNSLSLINVGLTSLKGFPKLPNLKKLELSDNRISGGLSLLSTSPKLTHLNLSGNKIKDLDTLQPLKEFKNLKSLDLFNNEATCMDNYREKVFSLIPSLQYLDGFDVNDREVDDSEGEDDEVNGNDDCDGDANEDDSDEVSDEEDDDDLDEEVVALDSVYKDYLDDDSDEEDYIGGEEEEDAEENDDDLDEEDGQEEDEASPARGKKRKHEDGGEVGN
- the LOC124408285 gene encoding acidic leucine-rich nuclear phosphoprotein 32 family member A isoform X3, which produces MEKRIELEKRGKNPGEITEFVLDNCRSTNIVGLTDEFVALNSLSLINVGLTSLKGFPKLPNLKKLELSDNRISGGLSLLSTSPKLTHLNLSGNKIKDLDTLQPLKEFKNLKSLDLFNNEATCMDNYREKVFSLIPSLQYLDGFDVNDREVDDSEGEDDEVNGNDDCDGDANEDDSDEVSDEEDDDDLDEEVVALDSVYKDYLDDDSDEEDYIGGEEEEDAEENDDDLDEEDGQEEDEAASPARGKKRKHEDGGEVGN
- the LOC124408285 gene encoding acidic leucine-rich nuclear phosphoprotein 32 family member A isoform X2: MEKRIELEKRGKNPGEITEFVLDNCRSTNIVGLTDEFVALNSLSLINVGLTSLKGFPKLPNLKKLELSDNRISGGLSLLSTSPKLTHLNLSGNKIKDLDTLQPLKEFKNLKSLDLFNNEATCMDNYREKVFSLIPSLQYLDGFDVNDREVDDSEGEDDEVNGNDDCDGDANEDDSDEVSDEEDDDDLDEEVVALDSVYKDYLDDDSDEEDYIGGEEEEDAEENDDDLDEEDGQEEDEGRKPFASPARGKKRKHEDGGEVGN
- the LOC124408285 gene encoding acidic leucine-rich nuclear phosphoprotein 32 family member A isoform X1, which produces MEKRIELEKRGKNPGEITEFVLDNCRSTNIVGLTDEFVALNSLSLINVGLTSLKGFPKLPNLKKLELSDNRISGGLSLLSTSPKLTHLNLSGNKIKDLDTLQPLKEFKNLKSLDLFNNEATCMDNYREKVFSLIPSLQYLDGFDVNDREVDDSEGEDDEVNGNDDCDGDANEDDSDEVSDEEDDDDLDEEVVALDSVYKDYLDDDSDEEDYIGGEEEEDAEENDDDLDEEDGQEEDEGRKPFAASPARGKKRKHEDGGEVGN